One genomic window of Halolamina sediminis includes the following:
- a CDS encoding M24 family metallopeptidase — MVDLDARADRLDAYLAATGGDAVWFARPNAFAWLTGGRNTPADEDGVGVAAAGYVPDGAPAFRAVAPAGEAERIGSEELPDAFAVEAVPWYESLGEAVAAESPGPGAADFDAPGLDGVDAGSLRQPLAAEDVERYRSLAEETAAAVERVCRELEPGDAEYEAASALRIALSSGEMTAPVVRVAGSERAEAYHSPPAGADELGDYAVVTVTAERRGLHASLTRTVAFDPPERFEAQFRAAARAEATALAATREAAADGTAGEVFAAIREAYDELGFPDAWQHGEQGGAAGFTRREWLAAPDASHDVRAPMGYAFNPVVGGARSEDTYLVGDDGFECLTATPNWPTFDAAAVGFDLTLERHAPYAP, encoded by the coding sequence ATGGTCGACCTCGACGCCCGCGCCGACCGCCTCGACGCGTATCTGGCGGCGACGGGCGGGGACGCCGTCTGGTTCGCCCGGCCGAACGCGTTCGCGTGGCTCACCGGCGGGCGGAACACGCCCGCCGACGAGGACGGCGTCGGCGTCGCGGCCGCGGGCTACGTCCCCGACGGCGCGCCTGCGTTCCGCGCCGTCGCGCCCGCAGGCGAGGCCGAACGCATCGGTAGCGAGGAACTCCCCGACGCCTTCGCCGTCGAGGCGGTGCCGTGGTACGAGTCCCTAGGGGAGGCTGTCGCCGCCGAATCGCCCGGCCCGGGCGCCGCCGACTTCGACGCTCCCGGACTGGACGGCGTCGACGCCGGTTCGCTCCGGCAGCCCCTCGCCGCCGAGGACGTGGAGCGCTACCGCTCGCTGGCGGAGGAGACCGCCGCCGCGGTCGAACGCGTCTGCCGGGAGCTCGAACCGGGCGACGCCGAGTACGAGGCCGCGTCCGCGCTGCGGATCGCGCTCTCCTCGGGCGAGATGACCGCCCCCGTGGTCCGCGTCGCGGGCAGCGAGCGCGCGGAAGCGTACCACTCCCCGCCGGCGGGCGCCGACGAACTCGGCGACTACGCGGTCGTGACCGTCACCGCCGAGCGCCGCGGGCTCCACGCCTCGCTCACGCGAACGGTCGCGTTCGACCCGCCGGAGCGTTTCGAGGCGCAGTTCCGCGCCGCGGCGCGGGCCGAGGCGACCGCGCTGGCGGCGACCCGCGAGGCGGCGGCCGACGGCACGGCCGGGGAGGTGTTCGCGGCGATCCGCGAGGCGTACGACGAACTCGGCTTCCCGGACGCGTGGCAGCACGGCGAGCAGGGCGGCGCGGCGGGGTTCACGCGGCGCGAGTGGCTCGCGGCGCCCGATGCGAGCCACGACGTGCGGGCGCCGATGGGTTACGCGTTCAACCCCGTGGTCGGCGGCGCACGGAGCGAGGACACCTACCTCGTGGGGGACGACGGCTTTGAGTGTCTGACGGCGACGCCGAACTGGCCCACGTTCGACGCCGCGGCGGTCGGCTTCGATCTGACGCTCGAACGTCACGCGCCGTACGCACCCTGA
- a CDS encoding NADP-dependent malic enzyme: MGLDDDAREYHRTDPPGKIEISTTKPTNTQRDLSLAYSPGVAAPCLDIDEDEERAFEYTAKGNMVGVVSNGTAVLGLGDIGAQASKPVMEGKGVLFKRFADIDVFDIELDETDVDAFCRSVEAMEPTFGGINLEDIAGPECFEIEQRLRESMDIPVFHDDQHGTAIISGAGLLNAVDILDKDISEMEITFSGAGASAIATAKFYVELGADPDNITMCDSSGIITEQRAENDDVNAYKKEFARDLPEGDLADAMEDADMFVGLSVGGIVSQEMVASMAENPIVFAMANPEPEIDYESARAARDDTVIMATGRSDYPNQVNNVLGFPFLFRGALDVRATSITENMKMAAAEALAELARKDVPDAVVKAYGDQPLQYGPEYVIPKPVDPRVLFEVAPAVAEAAMEEGVARTEIDTEAYSEKLEARLGKSREMMRVVLNKAKSTDQRIALAEGTDEKMVRAAAQIQEQGIGDPVLLGNSDEIEGIADELGLDFTPEIVDPRVDETEGYADRLYELRQRKGVTRSEASELIRRDTNYLGSAMVEAGDADALLTGLTHHYPSALRPPLEVIGTADDADYAAGVYMLTFKNRVVFIADATVNQDPNEEVLDEITRHTAELARRFNVEPRAALLSYSNFGSVENEGTRKPRAAAASLREDPDVDFPVDGEMQADTAVVEEILTDTYEFSELDEPANVLVFPNLEAGNIAYKLLQRLGGAEAIGPMLVGMDEPVHVMQRGDEVKDIVNLAGVAAVDAQGE, encoded by the coding sequence ATGGGACTCGACGACGACGCACGGGAGTATCACCGAACTGATCCGCCCGGCAAGATCGAGATTTCGACGACGAAGCCGACGAACACGCAGCGGGACCTCTCGCTCGCGTACTCGCCCGGTGTCGCGGCGCCGTGTCTCGACATCGACGAGGACGAGGAGCGGGCGTTCGAGTACACCGCCAAGGGGAACATGGTCGGCGTCGTCTCGAACGGGACGGCCGTGCTCGGACTCGGCGATATCGGCGCACAGGCGTCCAAGCCCGTGATGGAGGGGAAGGGCGTGCTGTTCAAGCGTTTCGCCGACATCGACGTGTTCGACATCGAGCTCGACGAGACCGACGTGGACGCGTTCTGCCGGTCGGTCGAGGCGATGGAGCCCACCTTCGGCGGGATCAACCTCGAAGACATCGCGGGCCCGGAGTGTTTTGAGATCGAACAGCGCCTGCGTGAGTCGATGGACATCCCCGTGTTCCACGACGATCAGCACGGGACCGCGATCATCAGCGGCGCGGGGCTGCTCAACGCGGTCGACATCCTCGACAAGGACATCTCCGAGATGGAGATCACGTTCTCCGGCGCCGGCGCGTCGGCGATCGCCACCGCGAAGTTCTACGTCGAACTCGGCGCCGACCCCGACAACATCACGATGTGTGACTCCTCGGGGATCATCACCGAACAGCGCGCCGAGAACGACGACGTGAACGCGTACAAGAAGGAGTTCGCCCGCGACCTGCCCGAGGGCGACCTCGCGGACGCGATGGAGGATGCGGACATGTTCGTCGGCCTCTCCGTCGGCGGCATCGTCTCACAGGAGATGGTGGCGTCGATGGCCGAGAACCCGATCGTGTTCGCGATGGCCAACCCCGAACCCGAGATCGACTACGAGTCGGCCCGCGCGGCCCGCGACGACACCGTGATCATGGCCACCGGCCGCTCGGACTACCCGAATCAGGTGAACAACGTGCTCGGGTTCCCGTTCCTGTTCCGGGGCGCGCTCGACGTGCGCGCGACGAGCATCACCGAGAACATGAAGATGGCCGCCGCGGAGGCCCTGGCCGAACTCGCCCGCAAGGACGTACCCGACGCGGTCGTCAAGGCCTACGGCGACCAGCCGCTCCAGTACGGCCCCGAGTACGTCATCCCCAAGCCGGTCGACCCGCGCGTGCTGTTCGAGGTGGCGCCCGCCGTCGCCGAGGCGGCGATGGAGGAGGGGGTCGCCCGGACGGAGATCGACACCGAGGCGTACTCCGAGAAGCTCGAAGCCCGGCTGGGCAAGTCCCGCGAGATGATGCGGGTCGTGCTCAACAAGGCGAAAAGCACCGACCAGCGCATCGCGCTCGCGGAGGGGACCGACGAGAAGATGGTCCGCGCCGCCGCCCAGATCCAGGAGCAGGGGATCGGCGACCCGGTGCTGCTCGGTAACAGCGACGAGATCGAGGGGATCGCCGACGAGCTCGGGCTCGACTTCACCCCGGAGATCGTCGACCCACGCGTCGACGAGACGGAAGGGTACGCCGACCGGCTGTACGAGCTCCGCCAGCGCAAGGGGGTCACCCGGAGTGAGGCGAGCGAGCTGATCCGCCGAGACACCAACTACCTCGGGAGCGCGATGGTGGAGGCCGGCGACGCCGACGCGCTACTGACGGGTCTGACCCACCACTACCCGTCGGCGCTCCGGCCGCCGCTCGAAGTGATCGGCACCGCTGACGATGCCGACTACGCGGCCGGCGTTTACATGCTGACGTTCAAGAACCGCGTCGTGTTCATCGCGGACGCGACGGTGAATCAGGACCCCAACGAGGAGGTGCTGGATGAGATCACCAGACACACCGCCGAGCTCGCACGACGGTTCAACGTCGAACCGCGTGCGGCGCTGCTGTCCTACTCCAACTTCGGCTCCGTGGAGAACGAGGGCACCCGCAAGCCCCGCGCCGCCGCCGCCAGCCTGCGTGAGGACCCGGACGTCGACTTCCCGGTCGACGGCGAGATGCAGGCCGACACCGCGGTGGTCGAGGAGATCCTGACCGACACCTACGAGTTCTCCGAACTCGACGAGCCCGCGAACGTGCTCGTCTTCCCGAACCTGGAGGCCGGCAACATCGCGTACAAGCTGCTCCAGCGCCTCGGCGGCGCGGAGGCGATCGGCCCGATGCTCGTGGGGATGGACGAGCCCGTCCACGTCATGCAGCGCGGCGACGAGGTCAAGGACATCGTCAACCTCGCCGGCGTCGCCGCCGTCGACGCACAGGGAGAGTAG
- a CDS encoding ABC transporter substrate-binding protein yields the protein MADKDSPDVSRRKFLGFAGAATATAVAGCGGGGGTDTEGSGGDTDTPTDGMGTETEPEQTATERPEPETRDGYLQRANRLTHEQAPWVFLNRQYSVYGKSDDIEWQARADEFINAYAISPATDSGDDVVINQSSMDSGLDPQDHRETPTDNIVMQAYEKLLDRDREGGIVDSLADDYSRQEEGRVRFHIRDGVSFHSGDNLTPEDVAFSINRIVDPDTGGLASPQQDQLAGVTGAEVVDGERAVDVMSEGLNPIVFSLFASYGPIVNKSWIESNEGSYINQNMDGTGPFVLETYEQGVEVVFNRNTNYWRESAEISSLTFRSSSESSTRVNSLLSEESDIVVNVPPQEVNRVEQSDSASIAAAPSTRVIFNAMRYDVEPFDSPEFRQAVNYAIDLESIVENVLSTFGDQTAQPTLDGFFGYNGDLDPYPYDPEQAEALVEESGYGGVEVELHTPVGRYLNDVQIAQAVAGYLDDLENVSASVNQRDFQALASEILDGDIETSPHWYLLGWGNTTFDASQTLIPLLTSDGNLTSWSSDEFDRLIEEAQGLPSEE from the coding sequence ATGGCTGACAAAGACAGTCCGGACGTGAGTCGACGGAAGTTCCTCGGCTTCGCTGGCGCGGCGACGGCGACGGCCGTCGCCGGCTGCGGCGGCGGCGGGGGGACCGACACCGAGGGCAGCGGCGGCGACACCGACACGCCGACCGACGGCATGGGAACGGAAACCGAACCCGAGCAGACGGCGACCGAGCGGCCGGAGCCGGAGACCCGCGACGGTTACCTCCAGCGCGCGAACCGACTCACCCACGAGCAGGCGCCGTGGGTGTTCCTCAACCGCCAGTACTCGGTGTACGGCAAGAGCGACGACATCGAGTGGCAGGCCCGCGCCGACGAGTTCATCAACGCCTACGCGATCTCGCCGGCGACCGACAGCGGCGACGACGTGGTCATCAACCAGTCCAGCATGGACAGCGGGCTCGACCCGCAGGACCACCGCGAGACCCCGACAGACAACATCGTGATGCAGGCGTACGAAAAGCTGCTCGACCGTGACCGGGAGGGCGGCATCGTCGACTCGCTGGCTGACGACTACAGCCGGCAGGAGGAGGGCCGGGTGCGGTTCCACATCCGCGACGGCGTCTCGTTCCACTCAGGCGACAACCTCACGCCGGAGGACGTGGCGTTCTCGATCAACCGGATCGTCGACCCCGACACGGGCGGGCTCGCCAGCCCCCAGCAGGATCAGCTCGCGGGCGTCACCGGCGCCGAAGTCGTCGACGGCGAGCGTGCGGTCGACGTGATGAGCGAGGGGCTCAACCCCATCGTGTTCTCGCTGTTCGCGAGCTACGGGCCGATCGTGAACAAGTCCTGGATCGAGTCCAACGAGGGCTCCTACATCAACCAGAACATGGACGGCACCGGGCCGTTCGTACTGGAGACGTACGAGCAGGGCGTCGAAGTGGTGTTCAACCGGAACACTAACTACTGGCGAGAGTCCGCGGAGATCAGCAGCCTGACGTTCCGGTCCTCGAGCGAGTCGAGCACGCGCGTGAACTCGCTGCTCTCCGAGGAGTCGGACATCGTCGTCAACGTCCCGCCCCAGGAGGTGAACCGGGTCGAGCAGAGCGACAGCGCGAGCATCGCCGCGGCGCCGTCGACGCGGGTCATCTTCAACGCGATGCGCTACGACGTGGAGCCGTTCGACTCCCCCGAGTTCCGCCAGGCGGTCAACTACGCGATCGACCTCGAGAGTATCGTCGAGAACGTGCTCAGCACGTTCGGCGACCAGACCGCACAGCCGACGCTCGACGGGTTCTTCGGCTACAACGGCGATCTCGACCCGTACCCGTACGATCCCGAACAGGCGGAGGCGCTGGTCGAGGAGTCCGGCTACGGCGGCGTCGAGGTCGAGCTCCACACGCCGGTGGGGCGCTACCTCAACGACGTCCAGATCGCTCAGGCCGTCGCGGGCTACCTCGACGACCTGGAGAACGTCTCCGCGAGCGTGAACCAGCGTGACTTCCAGGCGCTGGCCAGCGAGATCCTCGACGGGGATATCGAGACCAGCCCCCACTGGTACCTGCTCGGCTGGGGCAACACCACGTTCGACGCGAGCCAGACGCTCATCCCACTGCTCACCAGCGACGGGAACCTCACGAGCTGGTCCAGCGACGAGTTCGACCGACTCATCGAGGAGGCCCAGGGCCTGCCCAGCGAAGAATAG